The window CAGGGCGATGCCCTTGACGAGGTAGCGCTGCAGGAGCAGCACCAGCAGCGCGGTGGGGGCCATCGAGATGGTGGCTGCGGCCATGAGCAGGTTCCACGCCTGGCCGTTCTGGCCCAGGAAGAGGTTGAGGCCCAGCGGCACGGTGGTGGTGGTGACGTCGTTCGTGACGATCAGCGGCCACAGGAAGCTGTTCCAGTAGGTGATGAAGGTGAAGACCGCCAGCACAGCGAACGCCGGCGCGGCGATCGGCACGATGATCTGCGTGAGGATGCGCCAGTGTCCGGCGCCGTCGATGCGCGCCGACTCCTCCAGCTCCTTGGGGATGGTGAGGAAGAACTGGCGCAGCAGGAACGTGCCGAAGGCGGTGAACGCCCAGGGGAGGATCAGCGCCTGGAAGGTGTTGATCCACCCGAGCTGGTTCATGATCAGGAACATCGGGACGACGACGACCTCCTGCGGCACCATGAGCGTGCCCAGGTAGACGAGGAACAGCGAGTCGCGCCCCTTGAACCGCAGCCGCGCGAAGGCGTAGGCGGACAGCGCCGAGGTGACCAGGGTGATGACGGTGCCCGTGACGGCCACGAACGCCGTGTTGAGCATGAACCGGCCGAACGGCAGGAAGTCGAGCGCGTCGCTGTAGTTGCTGAACAGCAGGCTCTCCCCGAACAGCTTCGGGGGCGTGGTGAAGATCTCTCCAGCGCTCTTGAGGCTGGACAGGACCATCCAGGCCAGGGGGGCGAGGAAGACCAGCAGCGCCAGCGTCAGCAGCAGCTGGGAGACGACGGGCGGGCGCTTCTTGCGGTTCTGGGGGACGAGGCCACCCGCGGAGCCGCCGGAGTCGGGGGTGCCGGCGCCGGTGCCGTCGTCGGCGCTCAGCGCTGCCGACCTCGTGCCGAGGGCCTCACTGGTCATAGTGCACCCACTTCTTCTGGCCGAGGAACTGGATGGCGGTGAGCGCCATGATGATCACGAAGAGCACCCACGCGATGGCCGAGGCGAAGCCGAGCCTGAAGTTCTGGAAGCCGGACTGGTACAGGTACATGACCAGCGTGGTGGTGCTGTTGCCCGGCCCGCCGCCGGTGAGGATGTACGGCTGCACGAACACCTGGAACGAGCTGATCAGCGTCAGCACGGTGGCGAAGAAGAGCGACGGGCTCATCAGCGGCAGCACCACGGAGAAGAACTGCCGCACGGGGCCGGCGCCGTCGATCGCGGCGGCCTCGGTCAGCGAGGGCGGCACCGCGTCCAGCGCCGCGGAGAAGACGAGCAGGTTGTAGCCGAACCCCTGCCAGACCGACATGAGGACGACGGCGGGCAGCGCCCACGCGCTCGACCCGAGGAAGTTGGGGGCGCTGACCCCGAACAGGGTCTGGAAGACGCTGTCGATGAGCCCGCGCGGGGTGTACAGCAGGCCGAACACCACCGCGTTGCCCACCATGGGCGTCACCGCCGGCACGAAGAAGAGCACCCGGTAGTAGCGCCGCCCGATGATGCGCGGGGAGATCCACACCGCCAGGCCCATCGACACCACGATGTTGACGGGCACGTACAGCAGCACGAACACGGCCGTGTTGAGCAGCGCCGTCTTGAACACGGGGTCGGTGGTGAAGAGCTCGACGAAGTTCTGGAACCCGACGAAGCTGGGTGTTCCGAGCACCGGCCAGTCGAAGAAGCTCATCACCAGCGAGGCGACGATCGGGAACGCCGTGAACGCGACGAACCCGATCGCTCCCGGCAGCAGGAAGGCCGAGGCGGCGCGACCGTCGCCCCGCTTGGTCCCCCGCGGCGGCGCGGGGGACTCGGACGCAGAGGCGTCGGTGACGCGGACGGCGCCGGTCAGCGCCATGGGACCTCCTCGGGCCGTGACATCGCGGGAGCTGCTCCGTGAGGTCCGTCAGGCCTGCGCCATCACCTGCTTGATGAAGGAGTCGACGTCGGAGTCGCCGTTGAAGCAGGGGACGGCGTACTTGTTCCACTCGTTGTTGACCTGGGTCCACTTGGCGGTGGTGCGGTACCCCTCGGCGGCCTTGATCATGGCGTCCATGACCTCCTGCGCGTCCTGGAGCTTGTTGCCCTCGTACCAGGCGCTCTGCTGAGCCGTGCGCGCCGGGAAGGCGCGCCCGGACTGGCCCAGGTAGGTCTCCGACTCCACGTTGACCAGGCCCGCGGTGGCCTTGGCGGCCAGGTCCTGGTTCTTCGCCTTCGCGGAGACGCCGAAGCCGGAGCCGGCCGTGACGGTCTTGGAGCCGCTCCCGCCGACGGGCATCGGGGCGATGCCCACCTCGAACTTGGCCGTCGCCTTGGCGTTGATGAGGCTCCACGGACCGTCGATGTTCATGGCCGCGTTGCCGGCCAGGAACTGGTTGGTGGCGGCGGCCTGCGAGCCGGCGGCCGGCAGGGGCGAGGCGACCTTCTCGGTGACCACGAGGCTGCGGTACCAGTTGAGGGTGTCGCGCCACTGGTCGTTGTCGATGTCGAGCTCCCCGTCGGAGGTGACGGCCTGCACGCCGTGCTGGCTCATGGCCCACGGGATGATGCTGTCCGGCACCGCGCCGGCGAAGAAGCCGTAGGTGTTGCCGCTGGTGAGCTTCTTGGCCGCGGCGAGGAAGTCGTCCTGGGTCCACCCGATGGCGGGCAGCGCCAGCCCCGCCTGCTCGAAGGCCGTCTTGTTGTAGAAGACCACCAGCGGCCCGAAGTCGTAGGGCAGCGCGAGCAGCTTCCCGTCCACCTTGAGGGCGTCGAGGATGCTGGAGTCGAAGTCGGACTCCGTGACGCCCATCTCCGACAGCTTCGGCGTGAGGTCGGTGAACAGCTGGGCGAACTGCGGGGCGCGCAGCGACTGCACGCTGACGATGTCAGCGGTCTGGCCGCTGGCGGCCTGCGAGGTGAGCTTGGTCCAGTAGTCGTTCCAGGCGGCGGTCTGGAAGGCGATGGTGGAGCCGGAGGCCTTGCCGGCGATGTCGGCCACCTTCTTCCAGGCGTCCACCTCGGCCGTGGAGGCGCTCCACATCTGCCACGTGAGGTTCGTGCCGCCCGAACCGCCGGAGCCTCCGGAGGACGAGCCGCCGCCGCAGGCGGACAGGGCGAGCGCGGCGGCAGCGCCGCCACCGAGGCCGAGCAGCTGCCGGCGCGAGAGGGTGGGTGCCATCGGGGGCCTCCGTGACGACGTCGTCGAGCGATGAGGGGGGATGGAGCGCATCGGACACCCGGGCTGAGGGGCATCAGTGCCCCCCCAGGGCGATACATCCGATGACTGCGCACTCTGCTCGGCTGACGTCGAGCCTGTCAAGCGTCCTGGCGGCGTTTCTCCACGAGGGTCTGGCGCATCCAGGCCTCCACGTTGGCCACGTGCAGCAGCGCAGCGGCCTCTGCGCGGTAGGCGTCGCCGTCGTGGAGCGCGTCGTAGATGGCCCGGTGCTCGTCGATGGTGTGCCGCGCCGAGTCCGCCTCGGTCAGCGCGCGCCAGGCCCTCGCGCGCAGCGTGACGCCCGAGATGCCGCGGAGGATGGCGGCCAGGGCTGCGTTGCCGCTGGCGGTGGCGACCGCGGCGTGGAAGTCGGCGTCGTGGGCGATGAGGTCCTGCTCGTCGGTGGCCGCTTCCATCAGCTGCAGGTGCCGCAGCACCACGGCGAGGTCCTCCGGCTCGCAGCGCATCGCTGCAAGGGCGGTGACCTGCGGTTCTACGACTCTCCGGCACTCCATCAGCTCGAGCATCGACTCCTCCTGCATGAGGTCGACGGCCTCCCCGATGCCCGTGAAGAGCTGCTCGGGCGTCAGTGAGGTGACGAAGGTGCCGTCGCCCCGCTTCACGTCGAGCACGCCCGCTGTGGCGAGCGCGCGGACGGCCTCGCGCAGGCTTGAGCGGCTCACGCCCAGCTGGGCGGACAGGGCGGCCTCCGCCGGGAGCCGCTGCCCCGGCTGCAGGTCACCGCCGCGGATCAGCTCGCGGACCTTCTCGATCGCGGCCTCTGTGAGGGGGGCAGCCACCTCGTCACCTCCGTGCTCGGGCGTCCGGGCTCGTCACCGACGGGTGGCGATCGAGCACCTCCACTCTGCACGTCTGATGTTTCAAGCGTCTAGACATCGGATGACTGAGTCGCTAGCGTCCGTGGAGCGTCGAGGACGACGCCATGGCCGCTGGAACCCCCTCCTGAGCGGGCGAGCCGGTCCGTCCTCTGCCGCGGGTCGCCCCGCCCCGTCCTGATCGCCCTGGAGGTCCGCTGTGCCGTCTGACCCGATCGCTGCCCCGGCGAGGTTCACCGCGCTCGAGGTGCACGACGTGCGCTTCCCGACCTCGGAGCACCTGGACGGGTCGGACGCCATGAACCCCGAGCCGGACTACTCCGCCGCCTACGCGGTCCTGCACACCGACGCCGGGGACGGGTTGGAGGGGCACTCGCTGGCCTTCACCACGGGCCGCGGCAACGACATCCAGTCCGCCGCCATCCAGGCCCTCGAGCAGTGGGTGGTGGGGCGGCGCGTCGACGAGGTCCTGGGCGACCTGGGCGCCTTCTCCCGGGAGATGGTCCACGAGCCCCAGCTGCGCTGGCTCGGCCCGGAGAAGGGCGTCGTCCAGATGGCCGTCGGCGCCGTTCTCAACGCCGCCTGGGACCTGCGCGCCAAGCGCGCCGGGCAGCCGCTGTGGCAGCACCTGGCCCGCCTCGACGTCGAGGAGCTGCTCGACCTCGTCGACTTCCGCTGGCTCACCGACGCCATGACCCGCGCCGAGGCGAAGGCGGTCCTCACCCGGGCGCTGCCGGGCCGCGAGGAGCGCGAGGCCCTGCTGCTGGAGCGCGGCTACCCGGCCTACACGACCACCCCGGGCTGGCTGGGCTACTCCGACGACAAGCTGGAGCGCCTGGCCCGCGAGGCC is drawn from Quadrisphaera setariae and contains these coding sequences:
- a CDS encoding FadR/GntR family transcriptional regulator, translated to MAAPLTEAAIEKVRELIRGGDLQPGQRLPAEAALSAQLGVSRSSLREAVRALATAGVLDVKRGDGTFVTSLTPEQLFTGIGEAVDLMQEESMLELMECRRVVEPQVTALAAMRCEPEDLAVVLRHLQLMEAATDEQDLIAHDADFHAAVATASGNAALAAILRGISGVTLRARAWRALTEADSARHTIDEHRAIYDALHDGDAYRAEAAALLHVANVEAWMRQTLVEKRRQDA
- a CDS encoding carbohydrate ABC transporter permease; its protein translation is MALTGAVRVTDASASESPAPPRGTKRGDGRAASAFLLPGAIGFVAFTAFPIVASLVMSFFDWPVLGTPSFVGFQNFVELFTTDPVFKTALLNTAVFVLLYVPVNIVVSMGLAVWISPRIIGRRYYRVLFFVPAVTPMVGNAVVFGLLYTPRGLIDSVFQTLFGVSAPNFLGSSAWALPAVVLMSVWQGFGYNLLVFSAALDAVPPSLTEAAAIDGAGPVRQFFSVVLPLMSPSLFFATVLTLISSFQVFVQPYILTGGGPGNSTTTLVMYLYQSGFQNFRLGFASAIAWVLFVIIMALTAIQFLGQKKWVHYDQ
- a CDS encoding carbohydrate ABC transporter permease, producing MTSEALGTRSAALSADDGTGAGTPDSGGSAGGLVPQNRKKRPPVVSQLLLTLALLVFLAPLAWMVLSSLKSAGEIFTTPPKLFGESLLFSNYSDALDFLPFGRFMLNTAFVAVTGTVITLVTSALSAYAFARLRFKGRDSLFLVYLGTLMVPQEVVVVPMFLIMNQLGWINTFQALILPWAFTAFGTFLLRQFFLTIPKELEESARIDGAGHWRILTQIIVPIAAPAFAVLAVFTFITYWNSFLWPLIVTNDVTTTTVPLGLNLFLGQNGQAWNLLMAAATISMAPTALLVLLLQRYLVKGIALSGLGGR
- a CDS encoding ABC transporter substrate-binding protein — encoded protein: MAPTLSRRQLLGLGGGAAAALALSACGGGSSSGGSGGSGGTNLTWQMWSASTAEVDAWKKVADIAGKASGSTIAFQTAAWNDYWTKLTSQAASGQTADIVSVQSLRAPQFAQLFTDLTPKLSEMGVTESDFDSSILDALKVDGKLLALPYDFGPLVVFYNKTAFEQAGLALPAIGWTQDDFLAAAKKLTSGNTYGFFAGAVPDSIIPWAMSQHGVQAVTSDGELDIDNDQWRDTLNWYRSLVVTEKVASPLPAAGSQAAATNQFLAGNAAMNIDGPWSLINAKATAKFEVGIAPMPVGGSGSKTVTAGSGFGVSAKAKNQDLAAKATAGLVNVESETYLGQSGRAFPARTAQQSAWYEGNKLQDAQEVMDAMIKAAEGYRTTAKWTQVNNEWNKYAVPCFNGDSDVDSFIKQVMAQA